A genomic segment from Saprospiraceae bacterium encodes:
- a CDS encoding patatin-like phospholipase family protein: MTKIPTNPLARIAIALSGGGYRAAAFHLGTFDYLQSVTYQGEPLMHKVKVMSTVSGGTICGALYAVMLKEGSSFEDFYNRLSYLMRDFDLIEAGLKMINQEDTWPSHKRRNMINAFAQIYDNEFYKGATFDMFVDLKDDKMHLEEVIFNATEFKNGLYFRFQNEGRCGNQFIQLTKGEMRELKIGDIVAASSCFPSGFEPLAFPHDFTYEGAKNLAIKCKYEDFQDGPVGLMDGGIVDNQGIYSVILAENRRSNQLMRKVGNADEDTLAPTEALTEKQLDLIFVSDVSSPYMEQLDFAQPQPSPFLRKLNLGRLNLWLKGIQRVFILTQVLFFIVLAVFILSWIGVLEGLLGKWADDVLSISGLMCGLLLVPILGYWFVKKKIRTELNLTQKGRKDYNPKTDYTLMDLVPDFYRKYVPHFTSLNFEVLKPMGEDRYTSVMSMVGDVFMKQVRRLIYDRLYLDTGWDHRRIANFIYELRAEDLSKRSNILLLPDDLQDVGDKISDAATKASSMGTTLWFTEEEKEAGMIEHLIACGQFATCYNLLEYLWLLKGQPDYHQLDAQQQRDLDNLWKIMLEDWRRFKNDPFFLLKEREKAKL, translated from the coding sequence ATGACCAAAATTCCAACTAACCCTCTTGCACGGATAGCCATAGCCTTATCTGGTGGAGGCTATAGGGCTGCTGCTTTTCATTTGGGTACTTTTGATTACCTACAAAGTGTCACCTATCAAGGAGAACCCCTAATGCATAAGGTGAAAGTGATGTCAACTGTATCTGGGGGGACCATATGTGGGGCCTTATATGCGGTGATGCTGAAGGAAGGATCATCTTTTGAAGACTTTTACAATCGTCTGAGTTATCTGATGCGAGATTTTGATTTGATTGAAGCTGGATTAAAGATGATAAACCAGGAAGATACCTGGCCGAGTCATAAACGGCGAAATATGATCAATGCCTTTGCTCAAATATATGACAATGAGTTTTACAAAGGCGCCACCTTTGATATGTTCGTTGATTTGAAGGATGATAAAATGCATTTAGAGGAAGTCATTTTTAATGCTACCGAATTTAAGAACGGGTTATACTTTCGCTTTCAAAATGAAGGACGATGTGGCAATCAGTTTATCCAACTGACCAAAGGGGAGATGCGGGAATTGAAAATTGGAGATATCGTAGCCGCTTCTTCTTGTTTTCCTTCTGGATTTGAACCCCTTGCTTTTCCGCATGATTTCACCTACGAGGGTGCCAAGAATCTGGCGATAAAATGCAAGTATGAAGATTTTCAGGATGGGCCAGTCGGGTTGATGGATGGTGGAATAGTTGATAATCAGGGCATCTATTCGGTGATTTTAGCCGAAAATCGCCGCTCTAACCAGCTGATGCGAAAGGTGGGAAATGCGGATGAGGATACCTTGGCACCAACGGAGGCTTTGACTGAAAAGCAACTTGATTTGATTTTTGTATCGGATGTGTCAAGTCCATATATGGAGCAATTAGACTTTGCCCAGCCACAGCCGAGTCCTTTTCTTAGAAAATTGAATTTGGGGAGACTTAACCTATGGTTGAAAGGAATTCAGCGTGTTTTTATACTGACCCAAGTGCTCTTTTTTATCGTTTTGGCGGTTTTTATTCTTTCTTGGATTGGCGTTTTGGAGGGGCTACTCGGCAAATGGGCCGATGATGTTTTGAGCATTAGCGGTTTGATGTGTGGTTTGCTGCTGGTTCCTATTTTGGGATACTGGTTTGTGAAAAAGAAAATCCGGACAGAACTCAATTTGACCCAAAAAGGCCGTAAGGATTACAATCCCAAAACCGATTATACTTTAATGGACCTCGTGCCAGACTTTTATCGAAAATATGTTCCTCATTTCACCTCTCTCAATTTTGAAGTACTGAAGCCAATGGGCGAGGACCGTTATACTTCGGTGATGAGCATGGTAGGGGATGTATTTATGAAGCAAGTTCGCCGCTTAATTTATGATCGACTTTACCTGGATACGGGATGGGATCACCGTCGTATTGCAAATTTTATTTACGAACTTCGGGCAGAAGATTTGAGTAAAAGAAGTAATATCTTATTATTGCCGGATGATTTGCAGGATGTTGGAGATAAAATCTCTGACGCGGCGACCAAAGCCTCCTCTATGGGAACCACCCTTTGGTTTACGGAGGAGGAAAAAGAGGCTGGAATGATAGAACACCTTATCGCTTGTGGCCAGTTTGCAACCTGCTATAATTTGCTGGAATACCTGTGGTTGTTAAAAGGCCAGCCAGATTATCATCAGTTAGATGCCCAGCAGCAGCGTGACTTGGATAATTTGTGGAAAATAATGCTGGAGGACTGGCGCCGATTTAAGAATGATCCTTTTTTCTTACTGAAGGAAAGAGAAAAAGCAAAACTTTAA
- a CDS encoding 3'-5' exonuclease yields the protein MYLFFDVETVGFPKKWNSPHTDTFNWPRMVQIAWVLYDKDREILEKESHIIQPEGFEIPYEAERIHKISTERAREEGRELRGVLKTFAKTIDKAQYIIAHNLNFDENVVGAEFHRKSIEQRLFATERYCTMREGTYFCRLPGKDGRFKWPSLGELHLKLFGEKFANAHDALADTEACARCFFKLVDMEEIDIF from the coding sequence ATGTATTTATTTTTTGATGTAGAGACCGTCGGATTCCCCAAAAAGTGGAATAGCCCCCATACCGACACCTTTAATTGGCCCAGAATGGTACAAATTGCCTGGGTTTTGTATGATAAAGACCGGGAAATCCTAGAAAAGGAAAGTCACATTATTCAGCCAGAGGGTTTTGAAATTCCGTATGAAGCCGAGCGAATCCACAAAATCAGCACCGAAAGGGCAAGGGAGGAAGGTCGTGAATTGAGAGGCGTATTAAAGACTTTCGCCAAGACGATTGACAAGGCACAATATATTATAGCCCACAACCTCAATTTTGATGAAAATGTGGTGGGGGCAGAATTTCATCGAAAGAGTATAGAGCAGCGCCTATTTGCCACCGAGCGGTATTGTACCATGCGTGAAGGTACCTATTTTTGTAGGCTACCTGGAAAAGATGGGCGATTTAAATGGCCAAGCCTGGGCGAACTACACCTGAAGCTGTTTGGCGAAAAGTTTGCGAATGCTCATGATGCATTGGCAGATACCGAAGCTTGTGCCCGGTGCTTTTTTAAATTGGTAGACATGGAAGAAATAGATATTTTTTAA